One genomic segment of Coffea arabica cultivar ET-39 chromosome 6e, Coffea Arabica ET-39 HiFi, whole genome shotgun sequence includes these proteins:
- the LOC113696839 gene encoding uncharacterized protein gives MTCNPMWKEIQEGLRYTEKPQDRPDLLSRVFRAKFEVLKSELLHKHIFGEVAACVYAIEFQKRGFPHAHVLLILKLEFKLLNAESYDKIVCAELPDLKEHQHLYSLVVKHMIHGPCGDMDKSCPCMKNGSCKSHYPKNFSDHTIHAEDSYPCYRRRNDCRKVKVRRHELDNRWVIPHNRYLLALIDCHINVEICSTVKLVKYLYKYVFKGPDLISFQVIDQASCSDVDEISNFQKGRWISPPEALWRIYEFRLSEMTPSVYTLQVHLLDQQSISFDRNSDLNYLLKKIDFSRTMLTEFFKTNKSNAKAQNLRCLYREFPEHFVWTPKTKTWSERERRRVIGRLVTANPKEGERYFLRLLLCHVRGPTSFDDLLTVKAALKIGLLESDNYIEETLEEAVAFQMPLSLRLLFATLLLYCSPSDPKLLWTRFEKDLSSDYVHAQKFTHYSDCEIKK, from the coding sequence AAGAAGGTCTGAGATATACAGAGAAGCCACAAGATAGGCCAGATTTATTGTCTAGAGTTTTTAGAGCTAAATTTGAAGTCCTTAAGTCTGAACTTCTGCATAAACACATTTTTGGAGAGGTTGCAGCGTGTGTCTATGCTATCGAATTCCAGAAACGCGGCTTTCCTCATGCTCATGTCTTATTAATTCTTAAGCTAGAGTTCAAATTGTTAAATGCTGAATCATATGATAAAATTGTTTGCGCTGAACTTCCTGACCTAAAAGAACACCAGCACTTATACTCTCTTGTAGTTAAGCATATGATTCACGGTCCCTGTGGAGATATGGATAAAAGTTGTCCTTGCATGAAAAATGGTTCTTGTAAAAGTCATTATCCAAAAAACTTTTCAGATCATACCATTCATGCTGAAGATTCATATCCATGTTATAGAAGGAGGAATGATTGTAGAAAGGTAAAAGTTCGGCGCCATGAGTTGGATAATAGATGGGTTATACCTCATAACCGATACCTGCTTGCTTTGATCGATTGCCATATAAATGTGGAAATCTGTTCCACAGTGAAGCTTGTCAAATACCTTTACAAATATGTTTTTAAAGGACCTGATCTTATCAGCTTTCAGGTCATTGATCAGGCTTCTTGTAGTGACGTCGACGAGATCAGTAACTTTCAGAAAGGCAGGTGGATATCTCCACCTGAAGCATTATGGCGAATCTATGAGTTCCGGCTAAGTGAAATGACTCCGTCCGTTTATACTCTTCAAGTCCATCTTCTTGATCAGCAATCCATTTCTTTTGACAGGAATTCAGATTTGAATTACTTGCtgaaaaaaattgatttctcTAGGACCATGCTGACTGAATTTTTTAAGACAAACAAGTCAAATGCAAAAGCGCAGAACTTAAGGTGTTTATATAGGGAGTTCCCTGAACATTTTGTATGGACTCCTAAAACAAAAACTTGGTCTGAAAGGGAGCGCCGACGAGTAATAGGGAGATTAGTTACAGCAAATCCAAAGGAGGGTGAACGATATTTTTTGAGGCTCTTGTTATGCCATGTTCGTGGTCCCACGTCATTTGATGATCTTTTGACTGTTAAAGCTGCTCTTAAGATAGGTTTGTTGGAATCTGATAACTATATAGAAGAAACTCTAGAAGAAGCTGTAGCTTTTCAAATGCCATTATCTCTGCGGTTATTATTCGCTACTCTTCTATTGTACTGTTCTCCTTCTGATCCTAAACTCTTGTGGACTAGATTTGAAAAGGATCTCTCATCAGATTATGTACATGCTCAGAAGTTTACTCATTATTCTGATTGTGAgattaaaaaatga